Proteins co-encoded in one Pan paniscus chromosome 23, NHGRI_mPanPan1-v2.0_pri, whole genome shotgun sequence genomic window:
- the AP1B1 gene encoding AP-1 complex subunit beta-1 isoform X1, translating to MTDSKYFTTTKKGEIFELKAELNSDKKEKKKEAVKKVIASMTVGKDVSALFPDVVNCMQTDNLELKKLVYLYLMNYAKSQPDMAIMAVNTFVKDCEDPNPLIRALAVRTMGCIRVDKITEYLCEPLRKCLKDEDPYVRKTAAVCVAKLHDINAQLVEDQGFLDTLKDLISDSNPMVVANAVAALSEIAESHPSSNLLDLNPQSINKLLTALNECTEWGQIFILDCLANYMPKDDREAQSICERVTPRLSHANSAVVLSAVKVLMKFMEMLSKDLDYYGTLLKKLAPPLVTLLSAEPELQYVALRNINLIVQKRPEILKHEMKVFFVKYNDPIYVKLEKLDIMIRLASQANIAQVLAELKEYATEVDVDFVRKAVRAIGRCAIKVEQSAERCVSTLLDLIQTKVNYVVQEAIVVIKDIFRKYPNKYESVIATLCENLDSLDEPEARAAMIWIVGEYAERIDNADELLESFLEGFHDESTQVQLQLLTAIVKLFLKKPTETQELVQQVLSLATQDSDNPDLRDRGYIYWRLLSTDPVAAKEVVLAEKPLISEETDLIEPTLLDELICYIGTLASVYHKPPSAFVEGGRGVVHKSLPPRTASSESAESPETAPTGAPPGEQPDVIPAQGDLLGDLLNLDLGPPVSGPPLATSSVQMGAVDLLGGGLDSLMGDEPEGIGGTNFVAPPTAAVPANLGAPIGSGLSDLFDLTSGVGTLSGSYVAPKAVWLPAMKAKGLEISGTFTRQVGSISMDLQLTNKALQVMTDFAIQFNRNSFGLAPAAPLQVHAPLSPNQTVEISLPLSTVGSVMKMEPLNNLQVAVKNNIDVFYFSTLYPLHILFVEDGKMDRQMFLATWKDIPNENEAQFQIRDCPLNAEAASSKLQSSNIFTVAKRNVEGQDMLYQSLKLTNGIWVLAELRIQPGNPSCTVRAPAPALQPWSLPFVPCQGVALVEDAVQASLQAWLELESVWSLRRTFLESFQINPVRLPR from the exons GGGAGATCTTCGAGCTGAAGGCAGAGCTCAACAGTgacaagaaggagaagaagaaggaggcagTGAAGAAAGTGATTGCATCGATGACCGTGGGCAAAGATGTCAG TGCCCTCTTCCCCGATGTCGTCAACTGCATGCAGACGGACAACCTGGAGCTGAAGAAGCTGGTATACCTCTACTTGATGAATTACGCCAAGAGTCAGCCTGACATGGCCATTATGGCCGTCAACACCTTTGTGAAG GACTGTGAGGACCCCAACCCCCTCATCCGAGCCCTGGCAGTGCGGACCATGGGCTGCATCCGCGTTGACAAGATCACAGAGTACCTGTGCGAGCCACTCCGGAAGTGCCTGAAGGACGAGGATCCATATGTGCGCAAGACAGCAGCTGTGTGCGTGGCCAAGCTCCACGACATCAACGCCCAGCTGGTGGAGGACCAGGGCTTCCTGGACACCCTTAAAGACCTCATCTCCGACTCTAACCCCATG GTGGTGGCCAATGCAGTGGCAGCGCTCTCAGAAATTGCCGAGTCTCACCCCAGCAGCAACCTGCTCGATCTGAACCCACAGTCCATCAACAAGCTGCTGACAGCCCTCAATGAGTGCACCGAGTGGGGCCAGATCTTCATCCTGGACTGCCTCGCCAACTATATGCCCAAGGACGACCGCGAGGCCCAGAG CATCTGTGAGCGGGTCACCCCCAGGCTCTCCCATGCCAACTCCGCTGTGGTGCTCTCTGCTGTGAAGGTGCTGATGAAGTTCATGGAGATGTTGTCTAAGGACTTGGACTACTACGGCACACTGCTCAAGAAGCTGGCCCCACCCCTGGTCACACTACTGTCAGCCGAGCCAGAGCTGCAGTATGTGGCCCTGCGCAACATCAATCTCATCGTGCAGAAAAG gcctgagaTCCTGAAGCATGAGATGAAGGTGTTCTTCGTGAAGTACAACGACCCTATCTACGTGAAGCTGGAGAAGCTGGACATCATGATCCGCCTGGCCTCTCAGGCCAACATCGCCCAG GTGTTGGCAGAGCTGAAAGAGTACGCAACAGAAGTGGATGTGGACTTTGTACGGAAGGCTGTGCGTGCTATTGGCCGCTGCGCCATCAAGGTGGAG CAATCTGCGGAGCGCTGTGTGAGCACGCTGCTTGACCTTATCCAGACCAAGGTCAACTATGTGGTCCAGGAGGCCATCGTGGTCATCAAGGACATCTTCCGCAAGTACCCCAACAA GTATGAGAGTGTGATTGCCACACTGTGTGAGAATCTGGACTCCCTGGATGAGCCTGAGGCCCGGGCTGCCATGATCTGGATTGTGGGCGAGTACGCGGAACGGATCGACAACGCAGATGAGCTGCTGGAGAGCTTCCTCGAGGGCTTCCATGACGAGAGCACACAG GTCCAGCTGCAGCTGCTGACAGCCATTGTGAAACTCTTTCTAAAGAAGCCAACAGAGACCCAGGAGCTGGTGCAGCAGGTCCTCAGTTTGGCCACTCAG GACTCAGATAACCCAGACCTGCGGGACCGTGGCTACATCTACTGGCGCCTGCTGTCCACGGACCCGGTGGCAGCCAAGGAGGTGGTGTTGGCTGAGAAGCCACTCATCTCTGAAGAGACGGACCTCATCGAGCCCACACTGTTAGACGAGCTTATCTGCTACATCGGCACGCTGGCTTCCGTCTACCATAAGCCTCCCAGTGCCTTTGTGGAGGGGGGCCGGGGCGTCGTGCACAAGAGCCTGCCACCTCGCACGGCCTC GAGTGAGAGCGCAGAGAGCCCTGAGACAGCCCCTACTGGAGCACCTCCTGGGGAGCAGCCAGATGTCATCCCCGCCCAGGGCGACCTGCTGGGTGACCTCCTCAACCTGGACCTCGGCCCCCCAGTGAGCGGCCCACCCCTGGCCACCTCCTCGGTGCAGATGGGAGCTGTGGACCTTCTTGGCGGTGGCCTTGACAGCCTG ATGGGGGATGAGCCTGAAGGG ATTGGGGGCACCAACTTCGTGGCACCTCCAACAGCAGCAGTACCAGCCAATCTTGGAGCACCCATCGGCAGTGGCCTGAGTGACCTCTTTGACCTGACCAGTGGCGTGGGCACCCTGTCAGGATCATATGTGGCCCCCAAAGCA GTCTGGCTCCCAGCCATGAAGGCTAAGGGGCTAGAGATCTCAGGCACCTTCACCCGCCAGGTGGGCTCCATCTCCATGGACCTGCAGCTGACCAACAAGGCCTTGCAGGTCATGACCGACTTTGCCATCCAGTTCAACCGCAACAG CTTTGGCCTGGCCCCCGCCGCCCCCCTCCAGGTCCACGCGCCACTCAGCCCCAACCAGACAGTGGAGATCTCCCTGCCTCTCAGCACGGTGGGCTCGGTCATGAAGATGGAGCCTCTGAACAACCTCCAG GTGGCCGTGAAGAACAACATCGATGTCTTCTACTTCAGCACCTTGTACCCACTGCACATCCTCTTTGTGGAGGATGGGAAGATGG ACCGGCAGATGTTCCTGGCCACATGGAAGGATATTCCCAATGAGAATGAGGCCCAGTTCCAGATCAGAGACTGCCCCCTCAATGCAG AGGCTGCGAGCAGCAAGCTGCAGAGCAGCAACATCTTCACTGTCGCCAAGAGGAACGTGGAGGGCCAGGACATGCTCTACCAGTCCCTGAAGCTGACCAACGGCATCTGGGTGCTGGCGGAGCTGCGGATCCAGCCGGGCAACCCCAGCTGCACGGTGAGAGCCCCGGCACCCGCCCTGCAGCCTTGGAGCCTCCCCTTCGTCCCATGCCAGGGGGTGGCCCTGGTGGAGGACGCGGTCCAAGCGTCCCTTCAAGCCTGGCTTGAACTAGAATCAGTTTGGTCCCTGAGAAGGACCTTTCTAGAAAGCTTCCAAATCAACCCCGTCAGGTTACCCAGATAA
- the AP1B1 gene encoding AP-1 complex subunit beta-1 isoform X5 — protein MQTDNLELKKLVYLYLMNYAKSQPDMAIMAVNTFVKDCEDPNPLIRALAVRTMGCIRVDKITEYLCEPLRKCLKDEDPYVRKTAAVCVAKLHDINAQLVEDQGFLDTLKDLISDSNPMVVANAVAALSEIAESHPSSNLLDLNPQSINKLLTALNECTEWGQIFILDCLANYMPKDDREAQSICERVTPRLSHANSAVVLSAVKVLMKFMEMLSKDLDYYGTLLKKLAPPLVTLLSAEPELQYVALRNINLIVQKRPEILKHEMKVFFVKYNDPIYVKLEKLDIMIRLASQANIAQVLAELKEYATEVDVDFVRKAVRAIGRCAIKVEQSAERCVSTLLDLIQTKVNYVVQEAIVVIKDIFRKYPNKYESVIATLCENLDSLDEPEARAAMIWIVGEYAERIDNADELLESFLEGFHDESTQVQLQLLTAIVKLFLKKPTETQELVQQVLSLATQDSDNPDLRDRGYIYWRLLSTDPVAAKEVVLAEKPLISEETDLIEPTLLDELICYIGTLASVYHKPPSAFVEGGRGVVHKSLPPRTASSESAESPETAPTGAPPGEQPDVIPAQGDLLGDLLNLDLGPPVSGPPLATSSVQMGAVDLLGGGLDSLMGDEPEGIGGTNFVAPPTAAVPANLGAPIGSGLSDLFDLTSGVGTLSGSYVAPKAVWLPAMKAKGLEISGTFTRQVGSISMDLQLTNKALQVMTDFAIQFNRNSFGLAPAAPLQVHAPLSPNQTVEISLPLSTVGSVMKMEPLNNLQVAVKNNIDVFYFSTLYPLHILFVEDGKMDRQMFLATWKDIPNENEAQFQIRDCPLNAEAASSKLQSSNIFTVAKRNVEGQDMLYQSLKLTNGIWVLAELRIQPGNPSCTVRAPAPALQPWSLPFVPCQGVALVEDAVQASLQAWLELESVWSLRRTFLESFQINPVRLPR, from the exons ATGCAGACGGACAACCTGGAGCTGAAGAAGCTGGTATACCTCTACTTGATGAATTACGCCAAGAGTCAGCCTGACATGGCCATTATGGCCGTCAACACCTTTGTGAAG GACTGTGAGGACCCCAACCCCCTCATCCGAGCCCTGGCAGTGCGGACCATGGGCTGCATCCGCGTTGACAAGATCACAGAGTACCTGTGCGAGCCACTCCGGAAGTGCCTGAAGGACGAGGATCCATATGTGCGCAAGACAGCAGCTGTGTGCGTGGCCAAGCTCCACGACATCAACGCCCAGCTGGTGGAGGACCAGGGCTTCCTGGACACCCTTAAAGACCTCATCTCCGACTCTAACCCCATG GTGGTGGCCAATGCAGTGGCAGCGCTCTCAGAAATTGCCGAGTCTCACCCCAGCAGCAACCTGCTCGATCTGAACCCACAGTCCATCAACAAGCTGCTGACAGCCCTCAATGAGTGCACCGAGTGGGGCCAGATCTTCATCCTGGACTGCCTCGCCAACTATATGCCCAAGGACGACCGCGAGGCCCAGAG CATCTGTGAGCGGGTCACCCCCAGGCTCTCCCATGCCAACTCCGCTGTGGTGCTCTCTGCTGTGAAGGTGCTGATGAAGTTCATGGAGATGTTGTCTAAGGACTTGGACTACTACGGCACACTGCTCAAGAAGCTGGCCCCACCCCTGGTCACACTACTGTCAGCCGAGCCAGAGCTGCAGTATGTGGCCCTGCGCAACATCAATCTCATCGTGCAGAAAAG gcctgagaTCCTGAAGCATGAGATGAAGGTGTTCTTCGTGAAGTACAACGACCCTATCTACGTGAAGCTGGAGAAGCTGGACATCATGATCCGCCTGGCCTCTCAGGCCAACATCGCCCAG GTGTTGGCAGAGCTGAAAGAGTACGCAACAGAAGTGGATGTGGACTTTGTACGGAAGGCTGTGCGTGCTATTGGCCGCTGCGCCATCAAGGTGGAG CAATCTGCGGAGCGCTGTGTGAGCACGCTGCTTGACCTTATCCAGACCAAGGTCAACTATGTGGTCCAGGAGGCCATCGTGGTCATCAAGGACATCTTCCGCAAGTACCCCAACAA GTATGAGAGTGTGATTGCCACACTGTGTGAGAATCTGGACTCCCTGGATGAGCCTGAGGCCCGGGCTGCCATGATCTGGATTGTGGGCGAGTACGCGGAACGGATCGACAACGCAGATGAGCTGCTGGAGAGCTTCCTCGAGGGCTTCCATGACGAGAGCACACAG GTCCAGCTGCAGCTGCTGACAGCCATTGTGAAACTCTTTCTAAAGAAGCCAACAGAGACCCAGGAGCTGGTGCAGCAGGTCCTCAGTTTGGCCACTCAG GACTCAGATAACCCAGACCTGCGGGACCGTGGCTACATCTACTGGCGCCTGCTGTCCACGGACCCGGTGGCAGCCAAGGAGGTGGTGTTGGCTGAGAAGCCACTCATCTCTGAAGAGACGGACCTCATCGAGCCCACACTGTTAGACGAGCTTATCTGCTACATCGGCACGCTGGCTTCCGTCTACCATAAGCCTCCCAGTGCCTTTGTGGAGGGGGGCCGGGGCGTCGTGCACAAGAGCCTGCCACCTCGCACGGCCTC GAGTGAGAGCGCAGAGAGCCCTGAGACAGCCCCTACTGGAGCACCTCCTGGGGAGCAGCCAGATGTCATCCCCGCCCAGGGCGACCTGCTGGGTGACCTCCTCAACCTGGACCTCGGCCCCCCAGTGAGCGGCCCACCCCTGGCCACCTCCTCGGTGCAGATGGGAGCTGTGGACCTTCTTGGCGGTGGCCTTGACAGCCTG ATGGGGGATGAGCCTGAAGGG ATTGGGGGCACCAACTTCGTGGCACCTCCAACAGCAGCAGTACCAGCCAATCTTGGAGCACCCATCGGCAGTGGCCTGAGTGACCTCTTTGACCTGACCAGTGGCGTGGGCACCCTGTCAGGATCATATGTGGCCCCCAAAGCA GTCTGGCTCCCAGCCATGAAGGCTAAGGGGCTAGAGATCTCAGGCACCTTCACCCGCCAGGTGGGCTCCATCTCCATGGACCTGCAGCTGACCAACAAGGCCTTGCAGGTCATGACCGACTTTGCCATCCAGTTCAACCGCAACAG CTTTGGCCTGGCCCCCGCCGCCCCCCTCCAGGTCCACGCGCCACTCAGCCCCAACCAGACAGTGGAGATCTCCCTGCCTCTCAGCACGGTGGGCTCGGTCATGAAGATGGAGCCTCTGAACAACCTCCAG GTGGCCGTGAAGAACAACATCGATGTCTTCTACTTCAGCACCTTGTACCCACTGCACATCCTCTTTGTGGAGGATGGGAAGATGG ACCGGCAGATGTTCCTGGCCACATGGAAGGATATTCCCAATGAGAATGAGGCCCAGTTCCAGATCAGAGACTGCCCCCTCAATGCAG AGGCTGCGAGCAGCAAGCTGCAGAGCAGCAACATCTTCACTGTCGCCAAGAGGAACGTGGAGGGCCAGGACATGCTCTACCAGTCCCTGAAGCTGACCAACGGCATCTGGGTGCTGGCGGAGCTGCGGATCCAGCCGGGCAACCCCAGCTGCACGGTGAGAGCCCCGGCACCCGCCCTGCAGCCTTGGAGCCTCCCCTTCGTCCCATGCCAGGGGGTGGCCCTGGTGGAGGACGCGGTCCAAGCGTCCCTTCAAGCCTGGCTTGAACTAGAATCAGTTTGGTCCCTGAGAAGGACCTTTCTAGAAAGCTTCCAAATCAACCCCGTCAGGTTACCCAGATAA